One window of the Pempheris klunzingeri isolate RE-2024b chromosome 10, fPemKlu1.hap1, whole genome shotgun sequence genome contains the following:
- the ddx3xa gene encoding DEAD-box helicase 3 X-linked a isoform X1 encodes MSHVVVDNPHGLDQQLAALDLNSPDGQGGGTGRRYIPPHLRNKDASKNAGNAYSAGRQCGYSVAPVNLYSPGWDGGRSNGFVNGYHDNRTNGGFGGRGPPRNDRGGRGAYRGNRGGGSFNQPLQNAGFGSYENKEGGWGGAPRDAAYNSFGGRSDRSKTGFFNDRGAGSRGRYERGGFAGGGNTRWVEDQADDWSKPTAPNERLEHELFSGSNTGINFEKYDDIPVEATGSSCPPHIESFHDVDMGEIIMGNITLSRYTRPTPVQKHAIPIIKSKRDLMACAQTGSGKTAAFLLPVLSQIYTDGPGDALQAAKNSGQENGRYGRRKQYPISLVLAPTRELALQIYDEARKFAYRSRVRPCVVYGGADIGQQIRDLERGCHLLVATPGRLVDMMERGKIGLDYCNYLVLDEADRMLDMGFEPQIRRIVEQDTMPPKGIRQTMMFSATFPKEIQILARDFLEDYIFLAVGRVGSTSENITQKVVWVEETDKRSFLLDLLNATVIPSEVQENVTEAPEKPGKDSLTLVFVETKKGADALEDFLYHEGYACTSIHGDRSQRDREEALHQFRSGRCPILVATAVAARGLDISNVKHVINFDLPSDIEEYVHRIGRTGRVGNLGLATSFFNDKNSNITKDLLDILVEAKQEVPSWLESLAYEHQHKSSNRGRSKRFSGGFGARDYRQTPGSGGFSSNRGGRNPGGHGGNRGFGGGGFGGNFYSNDGYGGNYSHSGSVDWWGN; translated from the exons ATGAGTCATGTGGTCGTTGATAATCCACACGGTCTAGATCAGCAG ctTGCTGCCCTAGACTTGAACTCTCCTGACGGACAAGGCGGAGGAACTGGCA GGCGTTACATTCCACCTCACTTGAGAAACAAAGATGCCTCAAAAAACG CAGGAAATGCTTATTCCGCTGGTAGACAGTGCGGTTATTCAGTGGCACCAGTAAATCTCT ATTCACCTGGATGGGACGGTGGACGCAGCAATGGATTTGTGAATGGTTACCATGACAACCGCACAAATGGGGGCTTTGGAGGGCGAGGACCACCTCGCAATGATAGAGGTGGGCGTGGCGCCTACCGTGGTAACAGGGGTGGAGGCTCGTTTAATCAACCATTACAAAATGCAG GGTTCGGCTCTTATGAAAACAAAGAGGGCGGCTGGGGAGGAGCTCCAAGGGATGCTGCCTACAACAGCTTTGGGGGACGTTCTGATAGGTCTAAGACTGGCTTCTTCAATGACCGTGGGGCTGGCTCAAGGGGAAG ATATGAGCGTGGGGGCTTTGCTGGAGGAGGAAACACCCGCTGGGTGGAGGACCAGGCTGATGATTGGTCCAAGCCCACTGCTCCCAATGAGCGCCTGGAACA tgagCTTTTCTCTGGAAGCAACACTGGGATaaattttgagaaatatgaTGATATCCCAGTGGAGGCCACTGGAAGCAGCTGCCCGCCTCACATTGAAAGT TTCCATGATGTGGACATGGGGGAAATTATCATGGGGAACATCACCCTGAGTCGTTACACTCGTCCCACCCCGGTCCAGAAGCATGCTATCCCCATCATCAAGTCAAAGAGAGACCTGATGGCTTGCGCCCAGACTG GTTCTGGTAAGACTGCTGCCTTCTTACTGCCAGTGTTAAGTCAGATCTACACTGATGGGCCAGGAGATGCTCTGCAGGCTGCCAAGAACAGTGGACAG gagaATGGAAGGTATGGCCGCCGTAAGCAGTACCCAATCTCCCTTGTACTGGCTCCCACCAGAGAACTGGCTTTGCAGATCTATGATGAAGCAAGAAAG TTTGCCTATCGCTCACGTGTGCGTCCCTGCGTGGTGTATGGCGGCGCTGATATTGGGCAGCAGATAAGGGACTTGGAGAGAGGCTGTCACCTGCTGGTGGCCACACCTGGACGTCTGGTTGACATGATGGAGAGGGGCAAAATTGGTCTGGACTATTGCAA ctACTTGGTCCTGGATGAGGCCGATCGCATGTTGGACATGGGATTTGAGCCACAGATCAGACGTATTGTGGAGCAAGATACAATGCCACCTAAAGGCATCCGTCAGACCATGATGTTCAGTGCCACTTTCCCCAAGGAAATCCAG ATCCTCGCTCGGGACTTCCTGGAGGACTACATTTTCCTGGCAGTGGGTCGTGTTGGTTCTACTTCAGAAAACATCACCCAGAAGGTGGTCTGGGTAGAGGAGACTGACAAGAGGTCCTTCCTCCTTGACCTGCTCAATGCCACAG TTATTCCCAGTGAGGTTCAGGAAAATGTGACAGAGGCCCCAGAAAAACCTG GAAAAGACTCGTTGACTCTAGTGTTTGTGGAAACCAAGAAAGGAGCAGATGCTTTGGAAGACTTCCTTTACCATGAGGGTTACGCCTGCACCAGCATCCACGGAGACCGAtcccagagagacagagaggaagctcTGCATCAGTTCCGGTCCGGACGTTGCCCCATCTTGGTGGCCACAGCT GTGGCTGCTAGAGGTCTGGACATCAGCAATGTGAAGCATGTTATTAACTTCGATTTGCCCAGTGACATTGAGGAATACGTTCACCGTATAGGCCGTACGGGACGTGTGGGCAACCTTG GTCTGGCCACGTCGTTCTTTAAcgacaaaaacagcaacataacCAAAGATTTGCTGGACATTTTGGTGGAGGCCAAGCAGGAGGTTCCCTCCTGGCTTGAGAGCCTGGCCTACGAGCACCAGCACAAGAGCAGCAACCGTGGGCGCTCTAAGAG GTtctctggtggctttggagcTAGAGACTACCGTCAGACGCCTGGCTCCGGAGGCTTCAGTAGCAACCGAGGAGGACGTAACCCTGGAGGTCATGGAGGAAACCGTGGCTTTGGTGGAG GTGGCTTTGGTGGCAACTTCTACAGCAATGATGGCTACGGAGGAAATTACAGCCACTCTGGTAGTGTGGATTGGTGGGGCAACTAG
- the ddx3xa gene encoding DEAD-box helicase 3 X-linked a isoform X8 encodes MSHVVVDNPHGLDQQLAALDLNSPDGQGGGTGRRYIPPHLRNKDASKNGFGSYENKEGGWGGAPRDAAYNSFGGRSDRSKTGFFNDRGAGSRGRYERGGFAGGGNTRWVEDQADDWSKPTAPNERLEHELFSGSNTGINFEKYDDIPVEATGSSCPPHIESFHDVDMGEIIMGNITLSRYTRPTPVQKHAIPIIKSKRDLMACAQTGSGKTAAFLLPVLSQIYTDGPGDALQAAKNSGQENGRYGRRKQYPISLVLAPTRELALQIYDEARKFAYRSRVRPCVVYGGADIGQQIRDLERGCHLLVATPGRLVDMMERGKIGLDYCNYLVLDEADRMLDMGFEPQIRRIVEQDTMPPKGIRQTMMFSATFPKEIQILARDFLEDYIFLAVGRVGSTSENITQKVVWVEETDKRSFLLDLLNATVIPSEVQENVTEAPEKPGKDSLTLVFVETKKGADALEDFLYHEGYACTSIHGDRSQRDREEALHQFRSGRCPILVATAVAARGLDISNVKHVINFDLPSDIEEYVHRIGRTGRVGNLGLATSFFNDKNSNITKDLLDILVEAKQEVPSWLESLAYEHQHKSSNRGRSKRFSGGFGARDYRQTPGSGGFSSNRGGRNPGGHGGNRGFGGGGFGGNFYSNDGYGGNYSHSGSVDWWGN; translated from the exons ATGAGTCATGTGGTCGTTGATAATCCACACGGTCTAGATCAGCAG ctTGCTGCCCTAGACTTGAACTCTCCTGACGGACAAGGCGGAGGAACTGGCA GGCGTTACATTCCACCTCACTTGAGAAACAAAGATGCCTCAAAAAACG GGTTCGGCTCTTATGAAAACAAAGAGGGCGGCTGGGGAGGAGCTCCAAGGGATGCTGCCTACAACAGCTTTGGGGGACGTTCTGATAGGTCTAAGACTGGCTTCTTCAATGACCGTGGGGCTGGCTCAAGGGGAAG ATATGAGCGTGGGGGCTTTGCTGGAGGAGGAAACACCCGCTGGGTGGAGGACCAGGCTGATGATTGGTCCAAGCCCACTGCTCCCAATGAGCGCCTGGAACA tgagCTTTTCTCTGGAAGCAACACTGGGATaaattttgagaaatatgaTGATATCCCAGTGGAGGCCACTGGAAGCAGCTGCCCGCCTCACATTGAAAGT TTCCATGATGTGGACATGGGGGAAATTATCATGGGGAACATCACCCTGAGTCGTTACACTCGTCCCACCCCGGTCCAGAAGCATGCTATCCCCATCATCAAGTCAAAGAGAGACCTGATGGCTTGCGCCCAGACTG GTTCTGGTAAGACTGCTGCCTTCTTACTGCCAGTGTTAAGTCAGATCTACACTGATGGGCCAGGAGATGCTCTGCAGGCTGCCAAGAACAGTGGACAG gagaATGGAAGGTATGGCCGCCGTAAGCAGTACCCAATCTCCCTTGTACTGGCTCCCACCAGAGAACTGGCTTTGCAGATCTATGATGAAGCAAGAAAG TTTGCCTATCGCTCACGTGTGCGTCCCTGCGTGGTGTATGGCGGCGCTGATATTGGGCAGCAGATAAGGGACTTGGAGAGAGGCTGTCACCTGCTGGTGGCCACACCTGGACGTCTGGTTGACATGATGGAGAGGGGCAAAATTGGTCTGGACTATTGCAA ctACTTGGTCCTGGATGAGGCCGATCGCATGTTGGACATGGGATTTGAGCCACAGATCAGACGTATTGTGGAGCAAGATACAATGCCACCTAAAGGCATCCGTCAGACCATGATGTTCAGTGCCACTTTCCCCAAGGAAATCCAG ATCCTCGCTCGGGACTTCCTGGAGGACTACATTTTCCTGGCAGTGGGTCGTGTTGGTTCTACTTCAGAAAACATCACCCAGAAGGTGGTCTGGGTAGAGGAGACTGACAAGAGGTCCTTCCTCCTTGACCTGCTCAATGCCACAG TTATTCCCAGTGAGGTTCAGGAAAATGTGACAGAGGCCCCAGAAAAACCTG GAAAAGACTCGTTGACTCTAGTGTTTGTGGAAACCAAGAAAGGAGCAGATGCTTTGGAAGACTTCCTTTACCATGAGGGTTACGCCTGCACCAGCATCCACGGAGACCGAtcccagagagacagagaggaagctcTGCATCAGTTCCGGTCCGGACGTTGCCCCATCTTGGTGGCCACAGCT GTGGCTGCTAGAGGTCTGGACATCAGCAATGTGAAGCATGTTATTAACTTCGATTTGCCCAGTGACATTGAGGAATACGTTCACCGTATAGGCCGTACGGGACGTGTGGGCAACCTTG GTCTGGCCACGTCGTTCTTTAAcgacaaaaacagcaacataacCAAAGATTTGCTGGACATTTTGGTGGAGGCCAAGCAGGAGGTTCCCTCCTGGCTTGAGAGCCTGGCCTACGAGCACCAGCACAAGAGCAGCAACCGTGGGCGCTCTAAGAG GTtctctggtggctttggagcTAGAGACTACCGTCAGACGCCTGGCTCCGGAGGCTTCAGTAGCAACCGAGGAGGACGTAACCCTGGAGGTCATGGAGGAAACCGTGGCTTTGGTGGAG GTGGCTTTGGTGGCAACTTCTACAGCAATGATGGCTACGGAGGAAATTACAGCCACTCTGGTAGTGTGGATTGGTGGGGCAACTAG
- the ddx3xa gene encoding DEAD-box helicase 3 X-linked a isoform X7, with protein sequence MSHVVVDNPHGLDQQLAALDLNSPDGQGGGTGRRYIPPHLRNKDASKNDSPGWDGGRSNGFVNGYHDNRTNGGFGGRGPPRNDRGFGSYENKEGGWGGAPRDAAYNSFGGRSDRSKTGFFNDRGAGSRGRYERGGFAGGGNTRWVEDQADDWSKPTAPNERLEHELFSGSNTGINFEKYDDIPVEATGSSCPPHIESFHDVDMGEIIMGNITLSRYTRPTPVQKHAIPIIKSKRDLMACAQTGSGKTAAFLLPVLSQIYTDGPGDALQAAKNSGQENGRYGRRKQYPISLVLAPTRELALQIYDEARKFAYRSRVRPCVVYGGADIGQQIRDLERGCHLLVATPGRLVDMMERGKIGLDYCNYLVLDEADRMLDMGFEPQIRRIVEQDTMPPKGIRQTMMFSATFPKEIQILARDFLEDYIFLAVGRVGSTSENITQKVVWVEETDKRSFLLDLLNATVIPSEVQENVTEAPEKPGKDSLTLVFVETKKGADALEDFLYHEGYACTSIHGDRSQRDREEALHQFRSGRCPILVATAVAARGLDISNVKHVINFDLPSDIEEYVHRIGRTGRVGNLGLATSFFNDKNSNITKDLLDILVEAKQEVPSWLESLAYEHQHKSSNRGRSKRFSGGFGARDYRQTPGSGGFSSNRGGRNPGGHGGNRGFGGGGFGGNFYSNDGYGGNYSHSGSVDWWGN encoded by the exons ATGAGTCATGTGGTCGTTGATAATCCACACGGTCTAGATCAGCAG ctTGCTGCCCTAGACTTGAACTCTCCTGACGGACAAGGCGGAGGAACTGGCA GGCGTTACATTCCACCTCACTTGAGAAACAAAGATGCCTCAAAAAACG ATTCACCTGGATGGGACGGTGGACGCAGCAATGGATTTGTGAATGGTTACCATGACAACCGCACAAATGGGGGCTTTGGAGGGCGAGGACCACCTCGCAATGATAGAG GGTTCGGCTCTTATGAAAACAAAGAGGGCGGCTGGGGAGGAGCTCCAAGGGATGCTGCCTACAACAGCTTTGGGGGACGTTCTGATAGGTCTAAGACTGGCTTCTTCAATGACCGTGGGGCTGGCTCAAGGGGAAG ATATGAGCGTGGGGGCTTTGCTGGAGGAGGAAACACCCGCTGGGTGGAGGACCAGGCTGATGATTGGTCCAAGCCCACTGCTCCCAATGAGCGCCTGGAACA tgagCTTTTCTCTGGAAGCAACACTGGGATaaattttgagaaatatgaTGATATCCCAGTGGAGGCCACTGGAAGCAGCTGCCCGCCTCACATTGAAAGT TTCCATGATGTGGACATGGGGGAAATTATCATGGGGAACATCACCCTGAGTCGTTACACTCGTCCCACCCCGGTCCAGAAGCATGCTATCCCCATCATCAAGTCAAAGAGAGACCTGATGGCTTGCGCCCAGACTG GTTCTGGTAAGACTGCTGCCTTCTTACTGCCAGTGTTAAGTCAGATCTACACTGATGGGCCAGGAGATGCTCTGCAGGCTGCCAAGAACAGTGGACAG gagaATGGAAGGTATGGCCGCCGTAAGCAGTACCCAATCTCCCTTGTACTGGCTCCCACCAGAGAACTGGCTTTGCAGATCTATGATGAAGCAAGAAAG TTTGCCTATCGCTCACGTGTGCGTCCCTGCGTGGTGTATGGCGGCGCTGATATTGGGCAGCAGATAAGGGACTTGGAGAGAGGCTGTCACCTGCTGGTGGCCACACCTGGACGTCTGGTTGACATGATGGAGAGGGGCAAAATTGGTCTGGACTATTGCAA ctACTTGGTCCTGGATGAGGCCGATCGCATGTTGGACATGGGATTTGAGCCACAGATCAGACGTATTGTGGAGCAAGATACAATGCCACCTAAAGGCATCCGTCAGACCATGATGTTCAGTGCCACTTTCCCCAAGGAAATCCAG ATCCTCGCTCGGGACTTCCTGGAGGACTACATTTTCCTGGCAGTGGGTCGTGTTGGTTCTACTTCAGAAAACATCACCCAGAAGGTGGTCTGGGTAGAGGAGACTGACAAGAGGTCCTTCCTCCTTGACCTGCTCAATGCCACAG TTATTCCCAGTGAGGTTCAGGAAAATGTGACAGAGGCCCCAGAAAAACCTG GAAAAGACTCGTTGACTCTAGTGTTTGTGGAAACCAAGAAAGGAGCAGATGCTTTGGAAGACTTCCTTTACCATGAGGGTTACGCCTGCACCAGCATCCACGGAGACCGAtcccagagagacagagaggaagctcTGCATCAGTTCCGGTCCGGACGTTGCCCCATCTTGGTGGCCACAGCT GTGGCTGCTAGAGGTCTGGACATCAGCAATGTGAAGCATGTTATTAACTTCGATTTGCCCAGTGACATTGAGGAATACGTTCACCGTATAGGCCGTACGGGACGTGTGGGCAACCTTG GTCTGGCCACGTCGTTCTTTAAcgacaaaaacagcaacataacCAAAGATTTGCTGGACATTTTGGTGGAGGCCAAGCAGGAGGTTCCCTCCTGGCTTGAGAGCCTGGCCTACGAGCACCAGCACAAGAGCAGCAACCGTGGGCGCTCTAAGAG GTtctctggtggctttggagcTAGAGACTACCGTCAGACGCCTGGCTCCGGAGGCTTCAGTAGCAACCGAGGAGGACGTAACCCTGGAGGTCATGGAGGAAACCGTGGCTTTGGTGGAG GTGGCTTTGGTGGCAACTTCTACAGCAATGATGGCTACGGAGGAAATTACAGCCACTCTGGTAGTGTGGATTGGTGGGGCAACTAG
- the ddx3xa gene encoding DEAD-box helicase 3 X-linked a isoform X4, which translates to MSHVVVDNPHGLDQQLAALDLNSPDGQGGGTGRRYIPPHLRNKDASKNAGNAYSAGRQCGYSVAPVNLYSPGWDGGRSNGFVNGYHDNRTNGGFGGRGPPRNDRGFGSYENKEGGWGGAPRDAAYNSFGGRSDRSKTGFFNDRGAGSRGRYERGGFAGGGNTRWVEDQADDWSKPTAPNERLEHELFSGSNTGINFEKYDDIPVEATGSSCPPHIESFHDVDMGEIIMGNITLSRYTRPTPVQKHAIPIIKSKRDLMACAQTGSGKTAAFLLPVLSQIYTDGPGDALQAAKNSGQENGRYGRRKQYPISLVLAPTRELALQIYDEARKFAYRSRVRPCVVYGGADIGQQIRDLERGCHLLVATPGRLVDMMERGKIGLDYCNYLVLDEADRMLDMGFEPQIRRIVEQDTMPPKGIRQTMMFSATFPKEIQILARDFLEDYIFLAVGRVGSTSENITQKVVWVEETDKRSFLLDLLNATVIPSEVQENVTEAPEKPGKDSLTLVFVETKKGADALEDFLYHEGYACTSIHGDRSQRDREEALHQFRSGRCPILVATAVAARGLDISNVKHVINFDLPSDIEEYVHRIGRTGRVGNLGLATSFFNDKNSNITKDLLDILVEAKQEVPSWLESLAYEHQHKSSNRGRSKRFSGGFGARDYRQTPGSGGFSSNRGGRNPGGHGGNRGFGGGGFGGNFYSNDGYGGNYSHSGSVDWWGN; encoded by the exons ATGAGTCATGTGGTCGTTGATAATCCACACGGTCTAGATCAGCAG ctTGCTGCCCTAGACTTGAACTCTCCTGACGGACAAGGCGGAGGAACTGGCA GGCGTTACATTCCACCTCACTTGAGAAACAAAGATGCCTCAAAAAACG CAGGAAATGCTTATTCCGCTGGTAGACAGTGCGGTTATTCAGTGGCACCAGTAAATCTCT ATTCACCTGGATGGGACGGTGGACGCAGCAATGGATTTGTGAATGGTTACCATGACAACCGCACAAATGGGGGCTTTGGAGGGCGAGGACCACCTCGCAATGATAGAG GGTTCGGCTCTTATGAAAACAAAGAGGGCGGCTGGGGAGGAGCTCCAAGGGATGCTGCCTACAACAGCTTTGGGGGACGTTCTGATAGGTCTAAGACTGGCTTCTTCAATGACCGTGGGGCTGGCTCAAGGGGAAG ATATGAGCGTGGGGGCTTTGCTGGAGGAGGAAACACCCGCTGGGTGGAGGACCAGGCTGATGATTGGTCCAAGCCCACTGCTCCCAATGAGCGCCTGGAACA tgagCTTTTCTCTGGAAGCAACACTGGGATaaattttgagaaatatgaTGATATCCCAGTGGAGGCCACTGGAAGCAGCTGCCCGCCTCACATTGAAAGT TTCCATGATGTGGACATGGGGGAAATTATCATGGGGAACATCACCCTGAGTCGTTACACTCGTCCCACCCCGGTCCAGAAGCATGCTATCCCCATCATCAAGTCAAAGAGAGACCTGATGGCTTGCGCCCAGACTG GTTCTGGTAAGACTGCTGCCTTCTTACTGCCAGTGTTAAGTCAGATCTACACTGATGGGCCAGGAGATGCTCTGCAGGCTGCCAAGAACAGTGGACAG gagaATGGAAGGTATGGCCGCCGTAAGCAGTACCCAATCTCCCTTGTACTGGCTCCCACCAGAGAACTGGCTTTGCAGATCTATGATGAAGCAAGAAAG TTTGCCTATCGCTCACGTGTGCGTCCCTGCGTGGTGTATGGCGGCGCTGATATTGGGCAGCAGATAAGGGACTTGGAGAGAGGCTGTCACCTGCTGGTGGCCACACCTGGACGTCTGGTTGACATGATGGAGAGGGGCAAAATTGGTCTGGACTATTGCAA ctACTTGGTCCTGGATGAGGCCGATCGCATGTTGGACATGGGATTTGAGCCACAGATCAGACGTATTGTGGAGCAAGATACAATGCCACCTAAAGGCATCCGTCAGACCATGATGTTCAGTGCCACTTTCCCCAAGGAAATCCAG ATCCTCGCTCGGGACTTCCTGGAGGACTACATTTTCCTGGCAGTGGGTCGTGTTGGTTCTACTTCAGAAAACATCACCCAGAAGGTGGTCTGGGTAGAGGAGACTGACAAGAGGTCCTTCCTCCTTGACCTGCTCAATGCCACAG TTATTCCCAGTGAGGTTCAGGAAAATGTGACAGAGGCCCCAGAAAAACCTG GAAAAGACTCGTTGACTCTAGTGTTTGTGGAAACCAAGAAAGGAGCAGATGCTTTGGAAGACTTCCTTTACCATGAGGGTTACGCCTGCACCAGCATCCACGGAGACCGAtcccagagagacagagaggaagctcTGCATCAGTTCCGGTCCGGACGTTGCCCCATCTTGGTGGCCACAGCT GTGGCTGCTAGAGGTCTGGACATCAGCAATGTGAAGCATGTTATTAACTTCGATTTGCCCAGTGACATTGAGGAATACGTTCACCGTATAGGCCGTACGGGACGTGTGGGCAACCTTG GTCTGGCCACGTCGTTCTTTAAcgacaaaaacagcaacataacCAAAGATTTGCTGGACATTTTGGTGGAGGCCAAGCAGGAGGTTCCCTCCTGGCTTGAGAGCCTGGCCTACGAGCACCAGCACAAGAGCAGCAACCGTGGGCGCTCTAAGAG GTtctctggtggctttggagcTAGAGACTACCGTCAGACGCCTGGCTCCGGAGGCTTCAGTAGCAACCGAGGAGGACGTAACCCTGGAGGTCATGGAGGAAACCGTGGCTTTGGTGGAG GTGGCTTTGGTGGCAACTTCTACAGCAATGATGGCTACGGAGGAAATTACAGCCACTCTGGTAGTGTGGATTGGTGGGGCAACTAG
- the ddx3xa gene encoding DEAD-box helicase 3 X-linked a isoform X2: MSHVVVDNPHGLDQQLAALDLNSPDGQGGGTGRRYIPPHLRNKDASKNAGNAYSAGRQCGYSVAPVNLYSPGWDGGRSNGFVNGYHDNRTNGGFGGRGPPRNDRGGRGAYRGNRGGGSFNQPLQNAGFGSYENKEGGWGGAPRDAAYNSFGGRSDRSKTGFFNDRGAGSRGRYERGGFAGGGNTRWVEDQADDWSKPTAPNERLEHELFSGSNTGINFEKYDDIPVEATGSSCPPHIESFHDVDMGEIIMGNITLSRYTRPTPVQKHAIPIIKSKRDLMACAQTGSGKTAAFLLPVLSQIYTDGPGDALQAAKNSGQENGRYGRRKQYPISLVLAPTRELALQIYDEARKFAYRSRVRPCVVYGGADIGQQIRDLERGCHLLVATPGRLVDMMERGKIGLDYCNYLVLDEADRMLDMGFEPQIRRIVEQDTMPPKGIRQTMMFSATFPKEIQILARDFLEDYIFLAVGRVGSTSENITQKVVWVEETDKRSFLLDLLNATGKDSLTLVFVETKKGADALEDFLYHEGYACTSIHGDRSQRDREEALHQFRSGRCPILVATAVAARGLDISNVKHVINFDLPSDIEEYVHRIGRTGRVGNLGLATSFFNDKNSNITKDLLDILVEAKQEVPSWLESLAYEHQHKSSNRGRSKRFSGGFGARDYRQTPGSGGFSSNRGGRNPGGHGGNRGFGGGGFGGNFYSNDGYGGNYSHSGSVDWWGN, from the exons ATGAGTCATGTGGTCGTTGATAATCCACACGGTCTAGATCAGCAG ctTGCTGCCCTAGACTTGAACTCTCCTGACGGACAAGGCGGAGGAACTGGCA GGCGTTACATTCCACCTCACTTGAGAAACAAAGATGCCTCAAAAAACG CAGGAAATGCTTATTCCGCTGGTAGACAGTGCGGTTATTCAGTGGCACCAGTAAATCTCT ATTCACCTGGATGGGACGGTGGACGCAGCAATGGATTTGTGAATGGTTACCATGACAACCGCACAAATGGGGGCTTTGGAGGGCGAGGACCACCTCGCAATGATAGAGGTGGGCGTGGCGCCTACCGTGGTAACAGGGGTGGAGGCTCGTTTAATCAACCATTACAAAATGCAG GGTTCGGCTCTTATGAAAACAAAGAGGGCGGCTGGGGAGGAGCTCCAAGGGATGCTGCCTACAACAGCTTTGGGGGACGTTCTGATAGGTCTAAGACTGGCTTCTTCAATGACCGTGGGGCTGGCTCAAGGGGAAG ATATGAGCGTGGGGGCTTTGCTGGAGGAGGAAACACCCGCTGGGTGGAGGACCAGGCTGATGATTGGTCCAAGCCCACTGCTCCCAATGAGCGCCTGGAACA tgagCTTTTCTCTGGAAGCAACACTGGGATaaattttgagaaatatgaTGATATCCCAGTGGAGGCCACTGGAAGCAGCTGCCCGCCTCACATTGAAAGT TTCCATGATGTGGACATGGGGGAAATTATCATGGGGAACATCACCCTGAGTCGTTACACTCGTCCCACCCCGGTCCAGAAGCATGCTATCCCCATCATCAAGTCAAAGAGAGACCTGATGGCTTGCGCCCAGACTG GTTCTGGTAAGACTGCTGCCTTCTTACTGCCAGTGTTAAGTCAGATCTACACTGATGGGCCAGGAGATGCTCTGCAGGCTGCCAAGAACAGTGGACAG gagaATGGAAGGTATGGCCGCCGTAAGCAGTACCCAATCTCCCTTGTACTGGCTCCCACCAGAGAACTGGCTTTGCAGATCTATGATGAAGCAAGAAAG TTTGCCTATCGCTCACGTGTGCGTCCCTGCGTGGTGTATGGCGGCGCTGATATTGGGCAGCAGATAAGGGACTTGGAGAGAGGCTGTCACCTGCTGGTGGCCACACCTGGACGTCTGGTTGACATGATGGAGAGGGGCAAAATTGGTCTGGACTATTGCAA ctACTTGGTCCTGGATGAGGCCGATCGCATGTTGGACATGGGATTTGAGCCACAGATCAGACGTATTGTGGAGCAAGATACAATGCCACCTAAAGGCATCCGTCAGACCATGATGTTCAGTGCCACTTTCCCCAAGGAAATCCAG ATCCTCGCTCGGGACTTCCTGGAGGACTACATTTTCCTGGCAGTGGGTCGTGTTGGTTCTACTTCAGAAAACATCACCCAGAAGGTGGTCTGGGTAGAGGAGACTGACAAGAGGTCCTTCCTCCTTGACCTGCTCAATGCCACAG GAAAAGACTCGTTGACTCTAGTGTTTGTGGAAACCAAGAAAGGAGCAGATGCTTTGGAAGACTTCCTTTACCATGAGGGTTACGCCTGCACCAGCATCCACGGAGACCGAtcccagagagacagagaggaagctcTGCATCAGTTCCGGTCCGGACGTTGCCCCATCTTGGTGGCCACAGCT GTGGCTGCTAGAGGTCTGGACATCAGCAATGTGAAGCATGTTATTAACTTCGATTTGCCCAGTGACATTGAGGAATACGTTCACCGTATAGGCCGTACGGGACGTGTGGGCAACCTTG GTCTGGCCACGTCGTTCTTTAAcgacaaaaacagcaacataacCAAAGATTTGCTGGACATTTTGGTGGAGGCCAAGCAGGAGGTTCCCTCCTGGCTTGAGAGCCTGGCCTACGAGCACCAGCACAAGAGCAGCAACCGTGGGCGCTCTAAGAG GTtctctggtggctttggagcTAGAGACTACCGTCAGACGCCTGGCTCCGGAGGCTTCAGTAGCAACCGAGGAGGACGTAACCCTGGAGGTCATGGAGGAAACCGTGGCTTTGGTGGAG GTGGCTTTGGTGGCAACTTCTACAGCAATGATGGCTACGGAGGAAATTACAGCCACTCTGGTAGTGTGGATTGGTGGGGCAACTAG